One Aegilops tauschii subsp. strangulata cultivar AL8/78 chromosome 7, Aet v6.0, whole genome shotgun sequence genomic window carries:
- the LOC109783964 gene encoding DNA repair protein REV1 isoform X2, which yields MKLSAFFSGKQNGIRYQSNQNDENKDLEFQTSSAQEGSRDQTESCEQEGPLLNVEVAEDSLSSDEHRVPLMNVEVAEDSLSSDEHEVPLMNVEVAEDSLSSDEHGVSTFEERDGEDFAVDEDDNACKIAFSESMDNDMDPELHVAQSPDATSRCSDVCGTGSVGSHLSIGSLEKDTAKSSSRSHSTLTDPNFVENYFKHSRLHFIGTWRNRYRKRFSNLPGAKSSKGNNDHSGKKKTIIHIDMDCFFVSVVIRNRPELHDKPVAVCHSDNPKGTAEISSANYPARNYGIKAGMFVRDAKARCPHLTVVPYNFDAYGEVADQFYGILHKYCTKVQALSCDEAFLDMTECLHDNPEEVTERMRNEIFGTTKCTASAGIAENRLLARLATRSAKPNGQLFISSEKVDDYLSTLPIKALPGIGYTVSDKLKSKEVEHCGQLRNISKDALHKDFGKKISNMLWNYCRGIDHSVVEAVQETKSVGAEVNWGVRFNENKDADNFLVNLSREVSLRLQGCGLQGRTITLKVKTRRKGAGEPLKFMGCGDCETMSRSTTMTGATDNLVTLQRIARQLFAALHVDVKEVRGVGLKMSKLEHADLGRGAQQGNMLKSWLGSSSEKLKKQCSERTCFLGNSDGAGATTSEVRNLGSSRPSLTGVASHSSKVKLTSGRSTRVHAAELPPLSELDLEVLKNLPPEIISEMNDMYKGELHGFLGTIKGDEGKESNSKSCVLPAVNQNSVPVCNARLHQYGERTDSMHLEKRNNIKGASDQEVQTAHASCSRANELIDTESVTRLDFMPNSLSQADFTVLQELPEDVRADLFNVIPLHRPIDPTCCTSNVTENKSLKNGGTDDPKNPVICVLPGSSQKWAEQFRVSSSLLLNAIAEQHANSISSQPLSSILEHVASLLPLCPTSGSEEWSDTLSRLSVLLTEYIHLKVDSDIEELYKCFLLLKRFSSASELFLELHNSILPLLQDSITQHYGGTLRL from the exons ATGAAGCTTTCTGCTTTCTTTTCTGGGAAACAAAATGGAATACGGTATCAGAGCAATCAAAATGATGAAAACAAAGACCTTGAGTTCCAAACTTCTTCTGCTCAGGAGGGATCACGTGACCAAACCGAGTCTTGTGAACAGGAAGGGCCATTACTGAATGTGGAGGTAGCAGAAGACTCACTATCCTCAGATGAACATAGAGTTCCATTAATGAATGTGGAGGTAGCAGAGGACTCACTATCCTCAGATGAACATGAAGTTCCACTGATGAATGTGGAGGTAGCAGAGGATTCACTATCCTCAGATGAACATGGAGTTTCAACATTTGAAGAACGAGATGGTGAAGATTTTGCAGTGGATGAGGATGATAATGCCTGTAAAATAGCATTTTCAGAAAGTATGGATAATGACATGGATCCTGAACTTCATGTGGCTCAGTCTCCTGATGCTACTTCAAGGTGTTCAGATGTATGCGGTACAGGCTCTGTGGGCAGCCATTTGTCAATTGGTTCATTGGAGAAAGATACAGCTAAATCTTCTAGCCGGTCACATTCAACCCTGACAGATCCTAATTTTGTAGAGAATTATTTCAAG CATTCTCGACTGCATTTCATTGGGACTTGGCGAAATCGCTACCGCAAGCGCTTCTCAAATTTACCTGGAGCTAAAAGCAGTAAGGGCAACAATGATCATTCAGGGAAGAAGAAAACAATCATTCATATTGATATG GACTGCTTTTTTGTATCCGTCGTCATCAGAAATAGGCCAGAGCTGCACGATAAGCCAGTAGCAGTTTGTCATTCCGACAATCCTAAAGGAACTGCAGAAATATCATCTGCAAACTACCCTGCACGAAACTACG GGATAAAGGCTGGAATGTTCGTTAGAGATGCCAAAGCTCGGTGCCCTCACCTAACGGTTGTTCCTTATAACTTCGATGCATACGGGGAG GTTGCGGATCAGTTCTATGGTATTTTGCATAAATATTGCACTAAGGTTCAG GCTTTGAGCTGTGATGAAGCTTTTTTGGACATGACGGAATGCTTACACGATAATCCAGAGGAAGTTACAGAAAGAATGAGAAATGAGATTTTTGGTACAACAAAGTGCACTGCCAGTGCAGGTATTGCTGAAAACAGGCTCCTAGCCCGATTAGCCACCAGATCCGCAAAGCCGAACGGACAGTTATTTATTTCATCTGAGAAG GTTGATGATTATTTGAGTACCCTCCCTATCAAAGCACTTCCAGGCATTGGTTATACTGTTTCCGATAAACTGAAAAGCAAAGAAGTTGAACACTGTGGTCAGCTTCGCAACATTTCAAAG GATGCTCTCCATAAGGACTTCGGAAAAAAGATCAGTAATATGCTATGGAACTATTGCAGAGGAATTGATCATTCAGTTGTTGAAGCTGTTCAG GAAACAAAATCTGTGGGTGCCGAAGTCAATTGGGGAGTCAGATTTAATGAGAACAAAGAT GCTGATAATTTTCTAGTCAACCTCAGCAGGGAGGTTTCTTTACGCTTACAAGGATGTGGACTACAGGGCCGTACTATTACCCTTAAG GTGAAAACAAGAAGGAAAGGTGCTGGAGAGCCACTAAAATTCATGGGGTGTGGTGACTGTGAAACCATGAGTCGTTCTACCACG ATGACAGGTGCAACTGACAATTTAGTCACACTTCAGAGAATTGCAAGACAATTGTTTGCAGCTTTGCATGTTG ATGTGAAGGAAGTGCGGGGAGTTGGACTAAAAATGTCAAAGCTTGAGCATGCAGATTTAGGCCGCGGAG CACAACAAGGGAATATGCTTAAATCATGGCTTGGTTCATCATCTGAGAAGCTCAAGAAACAATGCAGCGAGAGAACCTGCTTTCTTGGGAATAGTGATGGTGCAG GAGCCACTACCAGTGAGGTGCGAAATTTGGGAAGCTCCAGACCATCACTTACAGGTGTTGCATCCCACTCGTCAAAGGTGAAGCTTACAAGTGGTAGGTCTACCAGAGTTCATGCCGCTGAGTTGCCACCATTATCTGAACTTGATTTGGAGGTCCTCAAGAACCTTCCTCCAGAGATAATATCTGAAATGAATGACATGTATAAGGGAGAATTGCATGGTTTTCTGGGCACGATAAAGGGCGATgaaggcaaggaaagcaattcaaAATCTTGTGTTTTACCTGCCGTTAACCAGAACTCTGTACCTGTTTGTAATGCGAGGTTACACCAGTATGGAGAGCGCACTGACTCCATGCATTTGGAAAAACGGAATAATATTAAG GGGGCATCAGACCAGGAAGTTCAAACTGCCCATGCTTCGTGCTCAAGAGCCAATGAATTGATTGATACAGAGAGTGTCACACGGCTTGATTTCATGCCTAATTCTCTAAGCCAGGCAGACTTCACAGTTTTGCAGGAATTACCCGAGGATGTCAGGGCTGATTTGTTCAATGTGATTCCATTACATAGGCCAATAGATCCTACATGCTGCACTTCAAATGTTACTGAAAATAAATCTCTGAAGAATGGAGGAACTGATGATCCAAAGAACCCAGTGATTTGTGTTCTGCCAGGAAGTTCTCAGAAATGGGCCGAACAGTTCAGAGTTAGCAGTTCCCTACTATTGAATGCCATTGCGGAGCAACACGCAAATTCTATCTCCAGTCAACCTTTATCTTCAATTTTAGAGCATGTTGCTTCCCTCCTCCCTCTGTGTCCTACCTCAGGTAGCGAAGAATGGAGCGACACACTCTCCCGACTCTCTGTTCTTCTTACAGAGTATATACACCTGAAAGTTGATTCTGATATTGAAGAGCTGTACAAATGCTTCCTTCTTTTGAAAAG GTTCTCGTCAGCATCTGAGCTTTTTCTGGAATTGCACAATAGCATTCTTCCCTTACTACAG GATTCCATCACTCAACATTATGGTGGGACACTGCGTCTCTAG
- the LOC109783961 gene encoding protein FAR1-RELATED SEQUENCE 5-like, which yields MRSAIDEVFIEIVHRNCRWHIMKKAQEKLGKLMADDEPLNNGFKDCVDNNLTVEEFEHKWWVMMEAYGQTDNEHSNGCGRTGSTTARSEGFNSVLKKYVNPNNSLVEFAQQYTAIQDKVMASVSKEQLEIVYKETEMYSMNPLEMQVWGLYTHNLFCKFQVEMKVKSAYRCDALDDGTFKVSSVQGIIPKYGDRDYHVQANMDEETYSCTCCKFDRDGLLCAHVLRVMDQIGVYEISEKYILNRWTWDLEEDLIQPDFE from the exons ATGAGGAGTGCTATTGATGAGGTGTTCATCGAGATAGTACACAGGAATTGCCGCTGGCATATAATGAAAAAAGCACAAGAGAAGCTTGGGAAGCTGATGGCTGACGATGAGCCACTAAACAATGGATTCAAGGATTGTGTTGACAACAACCTGACTG TTGAGGAGTTTGAGCACAAGTGGTGGGTGATGATGGAAGCGTATGGCCAGACTGACAACGAGCATTCCAATGGCTGTGGGAGAACAGGAAGT ACCACGGCAAGAAGCGAGGGTTTTAACTCTGTGCTCAAGAAGTATGTCAACCCAAACAACTCACTGGTCGAATTCGCACAACAGTACACTGCGATACAGGATAAGGTGATGGCTAGCGTGTCAAAAGAGCAGTTGGAAATAGTATACAAAGAAACCGAAATGTACTCGATGAACCCGCTGGAGATGCAGGTGTGGGGGTTGTACACACATAACTTGTTTTGCAAGTTCCAGGTGGAGATGAAGGTGAAATCAGCCTACAGATGCGACGCATTGGATGATGGTACTTTCAAGGTCAGCTCAGTGCAGGGGATAATACCAAAATATGGAGACAGGGACTACCATGTGCAAGCAAACATGGATGAAGAGACATACTCgtgtacttgctgcaagtttgatCGTGACGGGCTACTGTGCGCGCACGTACTACGAGTTATGGACCAAATTGGGGTATACGAGATATCTGAAAAGTACATCCTAAATAGGTGGACCTGGGATCTAGAGGAGGATCTTATTCAACCTGATTTCGAATAG
- the LOC109783964 gene encoding DNA repair protein REV1 isoform X1: MSTSSGRRSSPPARPEASSSGQKRARGDDDPGTSLVSNPDSASASAPAPAQNPRRGFASSPFADFGSYMSAKNSKLSAQFDADASTSAAPGALFAGVSIFIDGFTVPSSQELKEIMLNNGGRFVNYFSRHTVTHIICTHLPESKMRNMRAFSKGLPVVKPGWVVDSLAENRLLSWVPYQISQHNSSSRKQMKLSAFFSGKQNGIRYQSNQNDENKDLEFQTSSAQEGSRDQTESCEQEGPLLNVEVAEDSLSSDEHRVPLMNVEVAEDSLSSDEHEVPLMNVEVAEDSLSSDEHGVSTFEERDGEDFAVDEDDNACKIAFSESMDNDMDPELHVAQSPDATSRCSDVCGTGSVGSHLSIGSLEKDTAKSSSRSHSTLTDPNFVENYFKHSRLHFIGTWRNRYRKRFSNLPGAKSSKGNNDHSGKKKTIIHIDMDCFFVSVVIRNRPELHDKPVAVCHSDNPKGTAEISSANYPARNYGIKAGMFVRDAKARCPHLTVVPYNFDAYGEVADQFYGILHKYCTKVQALSCDEAFLDMTECLHDNPEEVTERMRNEIFGTTKCTASAGIAENRLLARLATRSAKPNGQLFISSEKVDDYLSTLPIKALPGIGYTVSDKLKSKEVEHCGQLRNISKDALHKDFGKKISNMLWNYCRGIDHSVVEAVQETKSVGAEVNWGVRFNENKDADNFLVNLSREVSLRLQGCGLQGRTITLKVKTRRKGAGEPLKFMGCGDCETMSRSTTMTGATDNLVTLQRIARQLFAALHVDVKEVRGVGLKMSKLEHADLGRGAQQGNMLKSWLGSSSEKLKKQCSERTCFLGNSDGAGATTSEVRNLGSSRPSLTGVASHSSKVKLTSGRSTRVHAAELPPLSELDLEVLKNLPPEIISEMNDMYKGELHGFLGTIKGDEGKESNSKSCVLPAVNQNSVPVCNARLHQYGERTDSMHLEKRNNIKGASDQEVQTAHASCSRANELIDTESVTRLDFMPNSLSQADFTVLQELPEDVRADLFNVIPLHRPIDPTCCTSNVTENKSLKNGGTDDPKNPVICVLPGSSQKWAEQFRVSSSLLLNAIAEQHANSISSQPLSSILEHVASLLPLCPTSGSEEWSDTLSRLSVLLTEYIHLKVDSDIEELYKCFLLLKRFSSASELFLELHNSILPLLQDSITQHYGGTLRL, from the exons ATGAGCacctcctccggccgccgctcctcgccgccggcgaggccgGAGGCCTCCTCGTCCGGCCAGAAGCGGGCGAGGGGCGACGACGATCCCGGCACGTCGCTCGTTTCCAACCCcgactccgcctccgcctccgcccccgcccccgcccagAACCCTCGCCGGGGCTTTGCCTCCTCCCCGTTCGCCGACTTCGGGAGCTACATGTCCGCGAAGAACAGCAAGCTCTCCGCACAGTTCGACGCCGACGCCTCCACCTCCGCCGCGCCCGGGGCCCTGTTCGCGGGCGTCTCCATCTTCATCGACGGCTTCACCGTCCCCTCTAGCCAG GAGCTGAAGGAGATTATGCTGAACAACGGAGGCCGGTTTGTCAACTACTTCTCGAGGCACACGGTGACCCACATCATCTGCACGCACCTCCCGGAGAGCAAAATGCGGAACATGAG AGCATTCAGCAAGGGTCTTCCTGTTGTCAAGCCGGGGTGGGTGGTGGATTCCCTTGCAGAGAACCGGCTCCTCAGCT GGGTTCCATACCAAATAAGTCAGCATAATTCTTCAAGCCGAAAGCAGATGAAGCTTTCTGCTTTCTTTTCTGGGAAACAAAATGGAATACGGTATCAGAGCAATCAAAATGATGAAAACAAAGACCTTGAGTTCCAAACTTCTTCTGCTCAGGAGGGATCACGTGACCAAACCGAGTCTTGTGAACAGGAAGGGCCATTACTGAATGTGGAGGTAGCAGAAGACTCACTATCCTCAGATGAACATAGAGTTCCATTAATGAATGTGGAGGTAGCAGAGGACTCACTATCCTCAGATGAACATGAAGTTCCACTGATGAATGTGGAGGTAGCAGAGGATTCACTATCCTCAGATGAACATGGAGTTTCAACATTTGAAGAACGAGATGGTGAAGATTTTGCAGTGGATGAGGATGATAATGCCTGTAAAATAGCATTTTCAGAAAGTATGGATAATGACATGGATCCTGAACTTCATGTGGCTCAGTCTCCTGATGCTACTTCAAGGTGTTCAGATGTATGCGGTACAGGCTCTGTGGGCAGCCATTTGTCAATTGGTTCATTGGAGAAAGATACAGCTAAATCTTCTAGCCGGTCACATTCAACCCTGACAGATCCTAATTTTGTAGAGAATTATTTCAAG CATTCTCGACTGCATTTCATTGGGACTTGGCGAAATCGCTACCGCAAGCGCTTCTCAAATTTACCTGGAGCTAAAAGCAGTAAGGGCAACAATGATCATTCAGGGAAGAAGAAAACAATCATTCATATTGATATG GACTGCTTTTTTGTATCCGTCGTCATCAGAAATAGGCCAGAGCTGCACGATAAGCCAGTAGCAGTTTGTCATTCCGACAATCCTAAAGGAACTGCAGAAATATCATCTGCAAACTACCCTGCACGAAACTACG GGATAAAGGCTGGAATGTTCGTTAGAGATGCCAAAGCTCGGTGCCCTCACCTAACGGTTGTTCCTTATAACTTCGATGCATACGGGGAG GTTGCGGATCAGTTCTATGGTATTTTGCATAAATATTGCACTAAGGTTCAG GCTTTGAGCTGTGATGAAGCTTTTTTGGACATGACGGAATGCTTACACGATAATCCAGAGGAAGTTACAGAAAGAATGAGAAATGAGATTTTTGGTACAACAAAGTGCACTGCCAGTGCAGGTATTGCTGAAAACAGGCTCCTAGCCCGATTAGCCACCAGATCCGCAAAGCCGAACGGACAGTTATTTATTTCATCTGAGAAG GTTGATGATTATTTGAGTACCCTCCCTATCAAAGCACTTCCAGGCATTGGTTATACTGTTTCCGATAAACTGAAAAGCAAAGAAGTTGAACACTGTGGTCAGCTTCGCAACATTTCAAAG GATGCTCTCCATAAGGACTTCGGAAAAAAGATCAGTAATATGCTATGGAACTATTGCAGAGGAATTGATCATTCAGTTGTTGAAGCTGTTCAG GAAACAAAATCTGTGGGTGCCGAAGTCAATTGGGGAGTCAGATTTAATGAGAACAAAGAT GCTGATAATTTTCTAGTCAACCTCAGCAGGGAGGTTTCTTTACGCTTACAAGGATGTGGACTACAGGGCCGTACTATTACCCTTAAG GTGAAAACAAGAAGGAAAGGTGCTGGAGAGCCACTAAAATTCATGGGGTGTGGTGACTGTGAAACCATGAGTCGTTCTACCACG ATGACAGGTGCAACTGACAATTTAGTCACACTTCAGAGAATTGCAAGACAATTGTTTGCAGCTTTGCATGTTG ATGTGAAGGAAGTGCGGGGAGTTGGACTAAAAATGTCAAAGCTTGAGCATGCAGATTTAGGCCGCGGAG CACAACAAGGGAATATGCTTAAATCATGGCTTGGTTCATCATCTGAGAAGCTCAAGAAACAATGCAGCGAGAGAACCTGCTTTCTTGGGAATAGTGATGGTGCAG GAGCCACTACCAGTGAGGTGCGAAATTTGGGAAGCTCCAGACCATCACTTACAGGTGTTGCATCCCACTCGTCAAAGGTGAAGCTTACAAGTGGTAGGTCTACCAGAGTTCATGCCGCTGAGTTGCCACCATTATCTGAACTTGATTTGGAGGTCCTCAAGAACCTTCCTCCAGAGATAATATCTGAAATGAATGACATGTATAAGGGAGAATTGCATGGTTTTCTGGGCACGATAAAGGGCGATgaaggcaaggaaagcaattcaaAATCTTGTGTTTTACCTGCCGTTAACCAGAACTCTGTACCTGTTTGTAATGCGAGGTTACACCAGTATGGAGAGCGCACTGACTCCATGCATTTGGAAAAACGGAATAATATTAAG GGGGCATCAGACCAGGAAGTTCAAACTGCCCATGCTTCGTGCTCAAGAGCCAATGAATTGATTGATACAGAGAGTGTCACACGGCTTGATTTCATGCCTAATTCTCTAAGCCAGGCAGACTTCACAGTTTTGCAGGAATTACCCGAGGATGTCAGGGCTGATTTGTTCAATGTGATTCCATTACATAGGCCAATAGATCCTACATGCTGCACTTCAAATGTTACTGAAAATAAATCTCTGAAGAATGGAGGAACTGATGATCCAAAGAACCCAGTGATTTGTGTTCTGCCAGGAAGTTCTCAGAAATGGGCCGAACAGTTCAGAGTTAGCAGTTCCCTACTATTGAATGCCATTGCGGAGCAACACGCAAATTCTATCTCCAGTCAACCTTTATCTTCAATTTTAGAGCATGTTGCTTCCCTCCTCCCTCTGTGTCCTACCTCAGGTAGCGAAGAATGGAGCGACACACTCTCCCGACTCTCTGTTCTTCTTACAGAGTATATACACCTGAAAGTTGATTCTGATATTGAAGAGCTGTACAAATGCTTCCTTCTTTTGAAAAG GTTCTCGTCAGCATCTGAGCTTTTTCTGGAATTGCACAATAGCATTCTTCCCTTACTACAG GATTCCATCACTCAACATTATGGTGGGACACTGCGTCTCTAG
- the LOC109783963 gene encoding LOW QUALITY PROTEIN: putative cyclin-dependent kinase F-2 (The sequence of the model RefSeq protein was modified relative to this genomic sequence to represent the inferred CDS: inserted 1 base in 1 codon): MRRRAHALHRDLLREACYLAACRGHPSVVGLHXDPRTGQCSLVLEHGLRDRCGPFSEEEKRHVMRQGGAGRMHESGIVHRDIKPGNILVGGEGVVKICELGLAISMASATPPRRQAGTLWYMAPEMLLGKPDYDELVDAWSLGCVMAELFAGEPLFPGHSATDQLLRIYRVLGVSHKPCGCVYGRGACVRVCAGACVWACVSSVSCQRVS; this comes from the exons ATGAGGCGCCGTGCCCACGCGCTCCACCGCGACCTGCTGCGTGAGGCGTGCTACCTGGCGGCTTGCCGCGGCCACCCCTCCGTCGTCGGCTTGC GGGACCCCCGCACCGGGCAGTGCAGCCTCGTCCTGGAGCACGGTCTGCGTGATCGCTGTGGGCCGTTCTCGGAGGAGGAGAAGCGCCACGTCATGCGGCAGGGCGGCGCCGGGAGAATGCACGAGAGCGGCATCGTCCACAGGGACATCAAGCCCGGGAACAtcctcgtcggcggcgagggcgtGGTGAAGATATGTGAACTCGGTCTGGCCATTTCCATGGCGAGCGCGACGCCGCCGCGCCGTCAGGCCGGCACGCTCTGGTACATGGCTCCCGAGATGCTCCTGGGGAAGCCGGACTACGACGAGCTCGTGGACGCCTGGTCGCTCGGCTGCGTCATGGCGGAGCTGTTCGCCGGCGAGCCATTGTTCCCTGGCCACAGCGCGACCGACCAGCTCCTGAGAATCTACCGCGTGCTCGGTGTTAGCCATAAGCCATGTGGGTGTGTGTACGGTCGTGGCGCGTGTGTGCGCGTGTGTGCGGGTGCGTGCGTATGGGCGTGCGTGAGTTCAGTTAGCTGTCAGCGAGTCAGTTAG